Proteins encoded together in one Amblyomma americanum isolate KBUSLIRL-KWMA chromosome 1, ASM5285725v1, whole genome shotgun sequence window:
- the LOC144095672 gene encoding uncharacterized protein LOC144095672, with protein MLLWSLTRERKDDFLKSGEVRAELQVRRGKSPENLWEEGLDALSAKQGEMERAERNEERAAKAAKGFKGRRGKVGTFKKTETETKPSALGECVVSKIEWEAEKIDKGTGPHRGARKADHDDHDDHDSGASAECSPDDPGQLVLSKAPQRNRAASAETEPSGSKPKPVKRKNSWSGSSESEGVPMTSGSDSDKVYPDVPAAGPSKRQPPRQQQLEHKKRGPPATSQRQMAADDNVDEEARGDDEDFKPSGEVPSRKPPMALRAAKKTTKEVAADSDSDAAPLPPKAPKNIRAMLSSSDDEEGSPAVPMPPQRPAGGRSRAAVKYDFGSDSEEEF; from the exons ATGCTGCTGTGGAGCCTGACCCGTGAACGCAAGGACGACTTTCTCAAGAGCGGCGAGGTGAGAGCGGAACTGCAGGTCCGGCGGGGAAAGTCTCCCGAGAACCTCTGGGAGGAGGGCCTGGACGCCTTATCTGCCAAGCAAGGCGAAATGGAGCGGGCCGAACGCAACGAAGAACGTGCAGCAAAAGCTGCGAAAGGCTTCAAGGGCAGACGCGGAAAG GTGGGGACGTTCAAAAAGACTGAAACCGAGACGAAACCTTCGGCGCTGGGGGAGTGCGTGGTGTCTAAAATCGAGTGGGAGGCCGAGAAGATCGACAAGGGCACCGGACCGCACCGCGGAGCCCGGAAGGCCGACCACGACGACCATGACGACCACGACTCTGGAGCCTCGGCGGAATGCAGTCCCGACGATCCCGGCCAGCTGGTGCTTTCGAAGGCACCTCAACGCAATCGCGCTGCCAGTGCTGAAACCGAGCCTTCTGGCAGCAAGCCCAAGCCAGTGAAAAGGAAGAACTCCTGGTCTGGATCGTCCGAAAGCGAAGGGGTGCCCATGACCTCCGGCTCCGACAGCGACAAAGTTTACCCCGATGTGCCGGCTGCGGGACCTTCG AAACGTCAGCCGCCACGGCAGCAGCAACTAGAACATAAGAAGCGAGGTCCTCCAGCCACGTCTCAGCGCCAAATGGCGGCCGACGATAACGTCGACGAAGAAGCTAGAGGTGACGACGAGGACTTCAAACCATCTGGCGAGGTGCCATCCAGGAAGCCGCCCATGGCTCTCCGGGCCGCGAAGAAGACCACCAAGGAGGTTGCAGCGGACTCGGACTCTGACGCCGCTCCGCTGCCACCGAAGGCGCCTAAGAACATCCGGGCCATGCTGTCCTCCTCTGACGACGAGGAGGGTTCACCTGCCGTGCCGATGCCTCCTCAGCGCCCCGCCGGCGGTCGCTCTAGGGCTGCCGTGAAGTACGACTTTGGCAGCGACAGCGAAGAAGAGTTCTAG